The Flavobacteriales bacterium sequence CTTCGATGAATCTACTTTATAAAAATCAATAATATCTTGTTTTGTTTGTTGACTGATAGCAATTACCTTATCAGCATTTTGTGCAGCATATTTAAACTTTGTATTGTAAACATTTCGATCTATTTTTTTATACGTATTCGGAAAACGCTTAAAAATTAAATCATGAATTGTTACTAGATGCTTTACATTACTTTTTTTCTTTCTTCTTGGTATCTCATTGCTTAATCCGTGAAAGATATCTATACCATCTTTAACTAAAAACTTCTCTAAATCAACAGAACGCCAAATACCTTTAAACGTTTTATGTAAAGGTGATTCTGGAAAATGTGGATAAACATTATCATACTGCTCAACGAACTTAAACCTGGGATTATTCCCAATTTTTGGAGCATACAAATGATACTCAAAATCGGGATAATAAGTCAATAAGTTTTGGATTAAATCTCTACTATAGTTTCCCAACCCAGTATAGTTGTGGTAAGCTCTTTTGGCGTCAAAACCTATTTTCATTTTATCTTGTTGTTACAATCAATTTTCTGGCGTTAATTGATATGATTCTCGACAAAAATAACAAACCTAACAACAATATTCAAATGCTTTTGTGACAGTAAACCTGAGTTGAAAATGCTATAAGCATAAAATATAGTATATTTGTGTGAATTTTAGTGAAGCGTAGATAACATGGAAAATAACGAAGTCATAACCAAAAAGGCACCCAACCTATTAAAAAAATATACCAAAAGACTAAGAACTGATGTTTGGAGAGCTCATGAAGCTTATAACTTGTTTGAAGACGGGGACAAAATAATGGTTTGTATGTCAGGAGGTAAGGACAGTTATACCATGTTAGATATCTTGATTCATTTTCAGAAATACTCAGATGTAAAATTTAATATAGTTGCTGTAAACTTAGATCAAAAACAACCTAATTTCCCAGAGCACATCTTACCTGAATACCTTTCTGGATTAGGGATCGAATATAAAATCGTAGAACAAGATACTTACAGTGTAGTAAAAGAAGTGCTTGAGGAGGGCAAAACGACGTGTAGTCTTTGTTCAAGATTAAGAAGAGGTGCTTTATATGAAACGGCTAAAGAGCTGGGATGTAATAAAATTGCTTTAGGACACCATAGAGAAGATATTTTAGAAACATTTTTCCTCAACTTGTTTTTTGCAGGAAAACTTGAAGCCATGCCTCCAAAGTTTATTACCAACGATAAAGAATTACAAGTAATACGACCATTGGCATTCTGTAAAGAAGAAGAAATTATTATTTATGCACAAGAGAA is a genomic window containing:
- the ttcA gene encoding tRNA 2-thiocytidine(32) synthetase TtcA — protein: MENNEVITKKAPNLLKKYTKRLRTDVWRAHEAYNLFEDGDKIMVCMSGGKDSYTMLDILIHFQKYSDVKFNIVAVNLDQKQPNFPEHILPEYLSGLGIEYKIVEQDTYSVVKEVLEEGKTTCSLCSRLRRGALYETAKELGCNKIALGHHREDILETFFLNLFFAGKLEAMPPKFITNDKELQVIRPLAFCKEEEIIIYAQEKDFPIIPCDLCGSQPNMQRQLTKQLLNNWEKKFPNRKAIMFNALKNVSPTHLLDRAIYNFQDLESLIMDGKEIEGEDIEKYI